The genomic segment TCCACGAGCCGCCTGTACATTCCAAACATGAGCCTCTCAAGAGACGGACGTGCCTTCGTTCTCGCTTGCAATGTAGTCATTTCCTTCACTCTAGTGCGCATTGTAGGACTGCTGTTGTCCATGGCTCCAAACAACATAGAGAAAGGCAGCACTCTCGCCTTTCTCAGCTGGGTAAGACTATAACATATACACAAGTGTTGTTCAAGTACCGGTATGCCAGGTAACTCATTAACGTTCCCAGGGTGGCATCTTAACGAAATATTAATGTGCGGCCCCAACATTCGCtaaatgcaggaaaaaaatatctaatagtgatagtgatgggcCGTATCAACATTCTTCTTTGCAATAGAGGCCCATGCAGCTTTTCTGCGCCGTTTGGGATGAGTGAAGCCCTTCaggctaaagagagagagagagagagagagagagagagagagagagagagagagagagagagagagagagagagagaaacgcacaGGTAAGGATTCACTGTCTTTAAATTATTTATAATTACTAAAGTTTGTTATTTCACATGactcattatcatcaacatcagGATCAGAAGGCGAAAACAATTCAGGAATGAGATCTCCCTTAGAGAAAataatgcatagaagccagaaataAGGAAACTGTGTATTAGGATGAATCTTTAGGAGTAATAGTTATAATTtatttggcactggtcagacttcatctagattGTTGAGTAATTCAGGTTCTCACATTACCAGAAGTTAGAGTCAATACAGAGAGGATTAGATttagaggggatctgatagaagtcttaaGTAACTGATAACAAAGGTGACGAaaacaaaatcctcagggtcagtaatcagaatagcataaaagaataatgactggaagagagaagcaggtaaatggaatagactcaataatcaagttgttagtgccgagtcaataggtaCCTTAAGTAAAGGATAacagttctttttctctctcgtcaTATGATCTCGTTATTGCGACACACTAACAATTTAAtcaatcagtcggtcagtcTGTTTTCTCTGTCACTGTTTCTGTATTGATCTTTATCGTTATCTTTATAGTCTttcatcttagagagagagagagagagagagagagagagagagagagagagagagagagagagagagagagagagagagagagagagagagagaggggggggggggggggggggggggggggggggagagaggaggggggggagagagagagagagagagagagagagagagagagagagagagagagagagagagagagagagagagagagagagagagaactgtttgCTCATTTTCAAAGATGCAATTGCTGTTTCATATTTACATTGAAGTGTCATATATGTAGTAAAACCATGTGCTTAGAGCCAGTGAGTGGTATTGCATGAACTGAGTTCTGCGCATGCGTAATGTGCTTAAGTATGCCCACGTGCGCAGAGCGAGGATCCCACTAGTCATGACCAACACATGAACGTTTATTTGTTCCTATATAATTACTTACTCATTCATGGATGTATTTTCTTGCtataacccccccccccccacacacacacacacacacagagagagagagagagagagagagagagagagagagagagagagagagagagagagagagagagagagagagagagagagagagagagtgctgcaAGTTCATTATGACACATTTTCAACaaaaatattattctctttaaatTCCTGTATAGCGTTTGCACATTTTTCCTCTGATAATGCACACTTCACCCCAATGGATCCCTCCCTTTTATCACTCTGTGCTCTGTTCGACTCTAGATTGTATATCTCTATGTATCATCTGTTCTTATCTTgtctaataataacaataaaataataataataataaatgatgatgttttccatgccctcgcaggcctaaaccctcggaaggctcatggaccgatgggatccctcctattgttctccgaaactgcgcctccgttcttgcaccttgcctggtcaaactctttcaactctgtccgtcaacatctacctttccttcttgctggaagtttgcctacattcagcctgttcctaaaaaaacgttctaatccctcaaactaccgtcctattgctttaatttcctgcctatctagagttttttaatctatcctcaacaggaagattcttaaacatctatcacttctcaaccttctatctgatcgccagtacgggttccgtcaaggctgctctgctGGTAATCTTCTgattttccttactgagtattgatcatcctcttttagagattttggtgaaacttttgctattgccttatgcatatcaaaagcttttgatagagtctggcacgaaactttgatttccaaactatcctcctacggcttctatttttcactttgtaacttcatctcaagtttcctttctgaccgttctattgctgctgtggtagatggtcattgttattctcctaaatctattaacagtagtgttcctcagggttctgtcctgtcaccaaatctcttcctattattcatcaatgatcttctaaaccaaacttcttatcctatccactacAACGCTGATGATACCTCTCTGCACTTTCacacatcttttcgtagacgttcaaccctccaggaaataaacagctcacgcagggaagccacagaacgcctgatttctgacctctctaaaatttctgattagggcagagtaaacttggtattgttcaatacctcaaaaacttaattcttccatcaatcaactcgacacaacctttcagacaaccatcccctcttcttcaatgacactcaactgtccccctcttctacactgaacatcttcagtttgtcttttacttttaatctaaactaggaacttcacatctcatctctagctgaaacagattctatctatgaagttaggagttttgagacgtctccgccagtttttctcactcttccagCTGTTCTGAACtgggggccttatccgtccatgtatgaagtatgcttcacatgtctggggtggggttccactcacttcgctgttctagacagggtggaatcaaaagcttttcgtctcatcaactcctctcctctaactgactgttttcaacctctctctcatcgccgcagtgttgcatctcttgctatcttctaccgctattttcatggtaacagctcttctgattttgctaactgcatgcctttcctcctccagcggcctcgctgcacaagacattcttctttctctcacccctgttctgtctcTGTAACGTATATTCTGTCGTGATGACCTTATTAtattctctatcattcattcctttctccggtaaactaCGGAactctgcctgcttccgtatttctaccttcctatgacttgaacttcttcaagagggaggtttcaagacgcttatccttcaatttttgactaccgcttttgggcttttttttttttgtggggtgaGGGAGAATTTATGGTGGCTTcagccggtgtccctcctacataaaaaaaaaaaataaataaaaataactaaataaacaagaaaataaataaataaataactcagcACATCCTTACTTTTTGTTGTTCTGTCATCCTTATACTAAATTTCCTGACTGATACAAACCTTTTATatcaatttatattttcttacacCATTATTATTGGTACGCAGTTATAAACTATAAGCATGCCTCCTGCTTTTCATGTTTGTCGATTGCTATGAATAAATTCCATAAACAAacatttgagtgtgtgtgtgtgtgtgtgtgtgtgtatgtgtgtgaatattttgtGATATGGTATCTTGAAGGATAAAGTAATGCGTatcggttgagagagagagagagcatcatacTCAGTCACGTACGCCATGAATGACACAGAGTAAATGACGTGTTTAGCCTAGGAATCGTATTTACTTTAGTTTCCCTTCAAAATGCGTAATAGGAAATGGTACGCTGAACGAGAGAACGTGTCCGATCAGCTGACGCACATAAACAATCTCTGGGCTCCTTGAAGCAACAGGTGGGACTCCAGGTTAGTTCTGACACGCCCCTTTCTAAGTCACGCACCCCCTctaatgttagtttttttttcttatatctgaATATCACTGCTGGTGTACATATTCTCCCTGATAATTACCCCACTGAAGTATGGAGAGTTCATTTGTCATCTATGTCCACCAGAACACttagttttctctctttgtgtgaACGCCCTATATAAGTGATTCTTAATCACCTGTTGATTCTACACGTGCAACATTTGTCGGTGCTAAGTCGTGATTGCATATACATATttaatttttagtatttttctctGTAACTGTTAATTTCGACTTATATTCATGTCTTCTAAGATAGTTATTCGCAGGTAATCAACTGGAAGAGGTTTTTTCACTCTGGTTTTCAGATATGAACCTCCATCTGAATATGTGGAATATGTAGTTGTGATTTGGAAACTATTCAGTgtcatttttttgcatttatgaccatataagtttttttttttttttacttaaacttaattttgtgtatttaagttttatttattgttttgtgtacCGAAATTGCAATATCTGGTAGTAGATACAGTATAATCTTTGAAGACTGTAAGAAGATcacatctctttcattatatattttttctgatACTTTGATGTGTTTTAAATCAGCCagacaaatatatttatttttctttctctctctctctctgctgtagAGCAATAACTATATTTTTCCTTGCAAACTTGAGGCCATGGGAGAAGTTTTAGAGCATGGGAAACAAAATTACCCTGATGTAACCCTGTCTGGAGGGCATCACAGCTTTAAGCATTCCTGCAGTCATGCTGACTGTTGTGTATCAGTCTCTTGGCCACATAAAAGTGATGGAACTTTCAAATCTAACTGGAAATTATAACCTGACCCTAAGTAGTAAGGACTTCACCCTCATGGATCCTCCCAAGGTCACATGTCACAAGGTCTTGTCGGTCTTTTGGCACCTTTAACTTAATAGCggcattgttttatttttacttttatgtttACCATTCGCTGAAACTTTTGTAAATGTTCAGTTCCATCTGTAGGTGTCTTGTGCAACAATAAAATGTTACAGATGGTGTCTGAAGTTATAGTTTGGcaaatctctccctctctccctctccctttccttctctctctctctctctctctctctctctctctctctctctctctctctctctctctctctctctctctctctctctctctctctctctctctctctgttgtgatGTCCATTCTACTCACTATAGGTACAGGTATAATATAAACTCGCCTCTCAACAGGAGGTGGTAACATGCCATGGTAGTGTTCCATCCCAAGAGGCCAGACTAAACAGTGAATTACTTCCACCTCCTAGTCAGCCAACACTGTGATAAGGTACGGCAGCTCTCTTACTTATTTATAATGCAGTGTGTTTAGTAATTGTGCCACTGGATGTTGCTGTTGTCCACTGATTGATGTATGTACATCTTGTTTTATGATGTTTGGAAAATTGGCTTTGCATTCTTACCAACATTCTTATTCATTTGCAATTTAATGGACTATATagatatacagtatatatataatctagtatcttacaaataaataaggacTGGTAGCAATGCAAGGTCACTTTGCTGCCTCcttaaagaaattaatgaatacaaagacttaaaaaaatttttattggtatttttcACAGGTGGTATAAAGCCAGAACATTGCATTTGCTTCCCCACATAAGTGTATGGCTATGATTGGTTGGTTTAAGCAGcattttttcatacttctttAAGTGGATTCCAATATATGTCCATGTGAGCAGAATTACAATTGATGACAATGTGTTTTCTTTACAGGCGGAACCCAAGGGATGAGACATGGGCCATGAAGGACACGTAACAGtttgattatatatttttttcagttgtcataTACATTCAGGTTGGTGTAATGCTACTGTTGGTTTCTATAAGagatttcttaattttgctttaTATATTGTAATTTTACTCCCTCAGAATTCCCTTgagaatttttttgttttatgtgagaggtgcactggccaagggcaacaaaaagagaagaaaaaaaaaggctcactgaggtgccagtcccaaaagaaaggtcaaaagtatCATCCAAAATTAATCTCATCTCAGCCATTAATTACAAATCTGATTGATGTATCCATAGCATAAATCTGGACTTGATCTGGTCACAATCATTCTAATATATTTCTTAACTGTTCTCTTTTGAGGTATTAACCTCTGCATTGTAGTATCCTTTCTCAGCCTGTGTAGGATTTTAGAAAAAAAGCATGAGTAATGATTAAAAAATTACCTAATTTTTGTGTTGATTCTCCAAGATAATATGTCTATTCACCGAGGAGAAGTAGCTGAGGCTCCTGTGAGAATTTTGAGCCCATCCACAAGAAAGCACATGGCCTGCCGACTTGATTCACGAAAGATCCTATTAGCTTCACAGGGAATACACAGGTAATGTAATTCACTCCTTGATATACATTATGCAGTGTTTGGAACAAAATATATGtgcagtggaacctcagttactgaacatctcccttttctaacaactttgttttcaaacaaaaatattaactcATAATTTCTtcagttgccataccataatttggtttttgaacagttacttgatttcaaatactacaagccgtagcaaaagctgccatttattactaatttatatttATACCTAGGTTCTCCCAGCCTAAAAATAGGTATCAGTCGGCTATAACATGGAATATAAAGGCAGTGGAGAAAGGAAATTGCCATATGATTCCACATGGCAAGGCCAGGGACATGTGGCTCTACCAGCTCTACATCAACACTGTTGTATGTCATGCCCTGCTTTGGGGCATCATAGGAAACTTTGGGTAATTTATCTGAAGTTGGATGTATTAGTCATGACAGGCTTCTGTTTAGGATCAAACCTCTCAGAAAACTCAGAGAAGCATCAATCAGCCCAAGACAATCACAAAGGCCTGAGCAGATGTGGCCAGACTTAGATTTTCTTTTGCTACATTAGCAGTACTGGACTACCATAACATTATTCTCAATAAGTATAATGAAATGAACACAATCCCTGCAGAGACTGGAGAGGTGTGGCAGAGCAGGCAGAGTTGGATGTGGGCAGCATCAGTAGCGGAAAAATTTCCCCTACAGAACATTGTTTGCATTTACTTGGCCAAAAAGGAAGTCTAATGGGACAATTATGGAACTATTTGGAAGCCATGGATCGCTTTGATGTTATTGATGATACAAGGGATATGATATGTAAGTATTCAATATGTAGGCATCATATTGTTAATTGTCATTGGATTTGTAAGTTGCCCAAGCATGAAAATAAGGACATTAAACTAGATGCAGTGCAGTATTCCATTTTCTGTGTTCTGTAATGAATCCTGCCTTACCCATACTTCCATTTGCTAATCTTTGTGTGAGATTCCTTAGAATTTTACTTGATAACATAGAGCCACTGCATTATTATTTCAGCTTTATTGTTATACAGTAATTAATTCTTATGAATCTGTGATTGGACTCGTTTGATATGCAAGTAAGATAACTGATTGTTGTTACATATCCATCCATAACCTTACTGTAActataattttaataatttaacTGTTTTCATCAGATGCTGATTATGACAAGtgtatgaaggaaggaggtggggcCTTGACTGCCTTGCCACCACCCATGGACCAGCTGGTGACTGATGTGGCTGCTTATGATGACAATATCCTTACTGTTGGTAAGttattttctctattaattGATACATTTTGTAGTATGTATATTGCAATTGCTGCTGCAAcagtgtttttatcttttatagtattatatatttttattaatgtcAGTTGATTTCTTTATGCAATTcaataaattattttaattCTTTGATGACAAATAAATGTTTAAATTAAATTTGATTACCAGTAGCAAATAATACATATAATGTTATTGCAACACTTCAATTCATGACAGATGAGAGAGGATGAGATATGAAATACTATCAGaatttttctcatttgttttaGAAATCCTactattttctattaattttgtaATTTATTAGCTAAATGAGGTGCATAAAGCTAACCACAGTGAGCTTATTATAAATGTGCACAATACACAATGTGTACAATACACAAGTATCTCCTTACTGTGGAggtttcattttctctcatgaGAATATTGTTTACTGGTCATCTTTCTGTCCATCTGAAGAAATGTGAATTACAGATGATCGTAAGAATTTGAGCTTGGGACTTGGATTGCAACAGTATACTGCTCTTGTCCTTTTTGCTGATGAAGATATTGATTTTGTTCAAGAAATGGTGGAAAAATTAGAAGGAGAATATGGTCTCAAGGTTGGTTTTGATTATTTATCATGGTTGGAAAAGATCAtgatttaaaaataaataaataaataaaaataatctatttaaataaaatttttaatttaattttttttcatttaagtgatttttttttgcattaattcATGTTTGTTTGCACTGATTATTTGTTTTAGTCTTATGAGGccattttcttgtattaaaCTTGGCCAATGTTAAGTGAAATTGCAATTTAATATACATTACCTAACatgatttttttacattaaaatTATAAGTAGGACTAAGTTTAATAAGTAAGATCTGTTATGTTAAAGTAACTAACTTTGAattaaaaataagaattaagcttattaaacttcataattacgtttattgttattatcaacaAAAGatcttgccttcttttttttttttttatgcatttgaatatttttcttgtaagaGATGGCAATGATTCACTGGTGCCTGACTTATTGCAGGATCATTACACTCAGTATAGGTCAAGTAGACTTGGTACTTTTCTTGTACAACTGCTTCACAtcttcttccttgtgtgtgtgtgtgtgtgtgtgtatatatatatatatatatatatatatatatatatatatatatatatatatatcttgtgtgtgtgtgtgtgtgtgtgtgtgtgtgtgtgtgtgtatatatatatatatatatatatatatatatatatatatatatatatatatatatatatatatatatatatatatatatatatttatttaaaaaatgtgTAGTTTAAATAATTAGATATTTTACTCAATATTACacttaaataatttttaatacggtatatttaattttgattaaAATCATGACTTTTTACTCTCAATACAGGGTGTCCTGCAGGTTAAGGTACATACTTTGGgatttgatagttcaagtaattccaaGTCAAAAGTACTCTATACATTTATGctgtgttttggtttattttgcaagaaattaatgtgtaaattgtgttttgtgtgaaccGCTCGCTTGGGTGGGcctccaccttcttcctttttaacaGTTCATCAGTTTATTTAGAAAGGGTTACATTATTGGGGGAATGATGAGATGGGAGGATAGTGGGAGAAAGGCGATAAAAGATGGTGAAAAAACAAAGACAGTAGAAGGAAAGTTTCTGGACAATCTGGGCTGCTGTTTTTAAAGTTTGGAAGTCtccacaccttccttccctccttggcTTGCTGTGTACTCAAGTGGCACCAtgcaatattaagaaataatttttttgtgtacaatcttCAAAGCCAAATCTTTACAGGAAACAGTTagcaaatgacagattaaatttttgtatgtgtcagtgaagaaaatgtacaggtaacacagcagtacagtggttgttaagtgctactttttaaacatacatgCCAACTCACTGCAACTGTCACCCCCTCAACACCCAAACAGTTGACATCTTGACATCAAAGTGACAGGCCTCATCAATCATCTGACTGCCAAAGTGTATCTTTTTGCTACGGTGAAAATAcctttcacattcagtaacaCTGAATATTCAAACATTATATTCATGTGATGATACTCATGACGTGATATTCATTCTGTGATGGGAATGTCCAGGCTGCAGCAGCAGAATACAGATGCAGGTACCCAGACAGAAGACACCCAGATAACAGTGTTCTACAGTGTGTGTCAACATTGCCATGAGAGAGGATGTTCCCCTGCTACTTCTGCAGCAGCTGGACGTATTGGAGCAACTCATGATGGTATCGTTCAGATGACAAAACGAAGCCCCACTATCAGTACAAGAATACAGATACACTAACGGACAAAATTCACAGAACATAGCACAATTTCACATCACTTAATGCCAGGCAGTTGTTGTGAAGCTGGTGAGTTGCTATGTATGTTTCAAAAGTAGCACTTAACAACCACAGGATTGCTGTATTATCTGTACAGTATTGCTGTGTTatctgtacattttctttactgacatgtacaaaaaaaatttaGTCTCATTTGTTAATTGTTTCCTGTAAGAGTTTGACAGCatagattgtacacaaaaaataatacttaaTGCTGCATAGCACCACTTGAGTAAGTAGCAAGCCgagcagaggagaggtggaggcccTCCTGGGGGAGCGGTTCCCAAAACACAACTTACAggttaatttctcacaaaataaagcaaaacacagcatatgtgaATAGAGTATTTTCGACTTAGAATTACTTTAACTATCAAATCCCGAAGTATGTACTTTTAACTTGTGGGACACCCTATCCCACTTAGGTAATTTTCAATACGGtatatttaaattttatttaaaTCCTGATATTTTACTCTCAGCATAAcatttaaataattttaatacagtatattttttaatttttatttaactCATGACTTTTTACTGACAATGTAATacttaaataatttttaatacagtatatttaatttttatttcaatcATGATTTTTTTACACTGATTTAAGTCAAtttaaataaaatttaaataatttgatttaaataaaaccaatctgttatttattatttcttttgtgaTGCCCTGTTTTGGGGCATCATGGAAAGAATTGATCTCAAGGTGGGATAAATTGGCCATGATACGTTACTGGGAATCAAGCCTCAGTCGGGACACTCACAGAAGCAGGGATATGACACCTCACAGTCCAGGCTAAGCTGATCACCATGGCCCAAATAGATTTTCTTTGGCCTTAAATGTCTTGCTACTGTCTTTTTATTCTGTAACACCATTTATTCATCCTCTTACCCTTTCTGTCCTCAAGAGTTGCTTGAAATTAGTTGTCATTTATGCAAAGATTTTTATGCTTGGGTTTTCAAGAATATAAATAGCTGTGCATAGGTGTGAGGGCTCTTCCATAAAATATTTCAGCCTTTGGCAGATAGATGATCTTTTACAGagcatttgtattttttttctttctttgcaacATATTTAAGCTTCAAATATAATTAGGGAGTTGATAATCAGAAATATAATTAGGGAGTtgattttctatttgttttttagGTGATACATATGTAATTATAAAATGTAAATTTCAGCTCTGCCTTAAAGATAGAGACTTAATTGGAGGACTACAGTTTGAGTCGGACAGCATTGTGAGACTGATCATTGAGCGCTGCATGAGGGTCATTGTTATCCTGTCACCAGAATTCTTAGCTTCCAATGCAAACAAATTCTTTGTTCTGTTTGCCCATGCTCTCAGTATAGGTAAGTTTTATAATAGAAGTGTACACAAGTTAAGCCAGTTTAGGACTTGCATATCTTGTACTGTGTGACAGTGCTTTAAAAGAAATCTAGGAGTTTATAATGTTTGAATGGAAATAAGTATTGGTAATAAAgtagttttgtttcactttaTCATAAAACCATTTTGTATAGGttgctgctactgatgatgattGATTGCATAATGTTGAAAATTattaagattactttttttaGGCTGATCATATGCTTACAAATATGCGaaggaaacatgagaaaaaaaaatattgggagTGATGTAACTTGTTTTCTAGCATATGTTTAAAATAGATTAATGTATTTCAGATCAACGAAGGCGCATTGTCATTCCTTGTCTTTACAAGCCTTGTACCAAGCCGCCTGTTATAAGTTTCTGCCACTCTCTGGATTACTATCGAGCAAAAGGGTATTGGAACTACTGGGAAAAGCTACGGGACTCCCTCACATATCAACCAAATTCCTCAAGGTAAAGTTAATTCAGagtttaaaaattttccttgGTGCTATCACTATCCTTTTCCTATTGCCATCTGATAAGCATTTGTCTGACAaacagtgtttgagtgtgtgtctgACAaacagtgtttgagtgtgtggacACACCCTTAGAAATCTAACCAAATAATGTGTCCCTATTcagtccacttctctaatgcaagagtttgcctcctcctttatttcctccttcctaccacTTGGACTATTgctagagggaggtttcaaaatacttattgtccagttttggatgatcctttttgacCTCTGTTTAGAGACTAGTAAGTA from the Scylla paramamosain isolate STU-SP2022 chromosome 17, ASM3559412v1, whole genome shotgun sequence genome contains:
- the LOC135108316 gene encoding myeloid differentiation primary response protein MyD88-like — encoded protein: MSIHRGEVAEAPVRILSPSTRKHMACRLDSRKILLASQGIHRDWRGVAEQAELDVGSISSGKISPTEHCLHLLGQKGSLMGQLWNYLEAMDRFDVIDDTRDMIYADYDKCMKEGGGALTALPPPMDQLVTDVAAYDDNILTVDDRKNLSLGLGLQQYTALVLFADEDIDFVQEMVEKLEGEYGLKLCLKDRDLIGGLQFESDSIVRLIIERCMRVIVILSPEFLASNANKFFVLFAHALSIDQRRRIVIPCLYKPCTKPPVISFCHSLDYYRAKGYWNYWEKLRDSLTYQPNSSRIESGVRIRELSGSSTSSQMSSTSLNIVTTPSPSQSPSFFSKFLRRSDARGKAKNGSAALKDSSNQVGKDEADQLGSNEKDFIDTNGFLCSSAIPIQNIQQRPVLQLSTSSTSGESSDYTSVFEALPDVPTTSPCASPMSTTSSAALLLPDDSTSTSRPSRILEKIFKGRKKHKVYN